A single Cannabis sativa cultivar Pink pepper isolate KNU-18-1 chromosome 7, ASM2916894v1, whole genome shotgun sequence DNA region contains:
- the LOC115696344 gene encoding uncharacterized protein LOC115696344, giving the protein MAWESIGHVLFSSCHAKEVLKIFGFTIDFTSVLRMRDGDYLMHLSTIYNKPDLESILCLMWFIWSDRNSYVHGKMVKTPIQMLTQSAAYLQQFQSVNSAAKPAASSRTSPTPVTKWQPPPENKFKLNVDATLDSSRSKIGIGAIIRNSAGQVVGAMSKPAVGNFKSQEMEAKAMFVGLSWAKQYQIPIDYVETDCLILVNALNGCISQNLGFFDLVSDVTFHLSSFSNVCVSHIRRDANQAAHGLAKQALQLDNNCIWLEEILSTIFSVVVNDSI; this is encoded by the coding sequence ATGGCATGGGAATCCATAGGGCATGTTCTATTTTCTTCCTGTCATGCTAAGgaggttttgaaaatttttggTTTTACCATAGATTTTACAAGTGTACTTCGAATGAGAGATGGAGATTACCTAATGCATTTATCCACAATTTACAACAAACCAGACCTTGAGAGTATTCTTTGCCTCATGTGGTTCATATGGTCTGATCGAAATAGCTATGTACATGGAAAAATGGTAAAGACACCTATCCAAATGTTGACACAATCTGCTGCCTATTTACAACAATTTCAGAGTGTCAACTCTGCTGCAAAACCAGCAGCTAGTTCACGCACCAGTCCAACACCAGTTACAAAGTGGCAGCCTCCTCCAGAgaataaattcaaattaaatgtAGATGCGACTTTGGATTCTTCGAGGAGCAAAATTGGTATTGGTGCTATAATTCGAAATTCGGCTGGCCAAGTCGTGGGAGCAATGTCTAAACCAGCAGTAGGCAATTTTAAGTCGCAGGAAATGGAGGCTAAAGCGATGTTCGTTGGTCTCTCGTGGGCAAAGCAATATCAGATTCCTATTGACTATGTGGAAACTGATTGCCTAATACTTGTTAATGCTTTGAATGGGTGCATTTCACAAAATTTGGGTTTCTTTGATTTGGTTTCTGATGTAACTTTTCATTTATCCTCTTTCTCTAATGTTTGTGTTTCTCATATTAGGAGAGATGCTAACCAAGCCGCTCATGGTTTGGCTAAACAAGCATTACAGCTGGATAATAATTGTATATGGTTAGAAGAGATTCTTTCTACTATTTTCTCTGTTGTTGTAAACGACTCTATATGA